One genomic region from Microcystis panniformis FACHB-1757 encodes:
- a CDS encoding RRXRR domain-containing protein: protein MARVPVISKDGKPLMPTKPSRARRWIKEGKAIGKFNDLDIFYVQLTDEPSDNKTQPIAIGIDPGKLFSGIGVQSSLFTLWKAHLELPFKRVRERMDNRRLMRKGRRGRRINRQLPFNLRAHRQKRFSNRKQGKLAPSIRANRQLELRVVSELTKIYPITDIYFEYVKADIDLTSGRKGAKSGKGFSSVMVGQKWAIEQLSQLATVHTRFGWQTSNLRKHLGLEKSKNKAEQSPESHANDGIALACFQFLDYWQFHNYNGHGYDWKGSVKVTNAPFAVIKRPPISRRQLHLMVFSKGGKRRKYGGSTTRHGFRKGDLVSSPKGIGYVSGDTEKQLSVSDTSWKRLGQIAVSKIQLIRRSNGLIVSR, encoded by the coding sequence ATGGCAAGAGTTCCTGTTATCTCAAAAGACGGAAAACCGTTAATGCCTACCAAACCCAGTCGGGCCAGACGGTGGATTAAGGAAGGAAAAGCTATCGGCAAATTCAACGACTTAGATATTTTCTATGTCCAGCTAACCGATGAACCTTCCGATAACAAAACCCAACCGATTGCCATTGGTATTGACCCGGGTAAATTATTTTCGGGAATTGGCGTTCAATCCTCTCTTTTTACTCTTTGGAAGGCTCACTTAGAACTTCCTTTTAAACGAGTAAGAGAGCGCATGGACAATAGACGGTTAATGCGAAAAGGACGTAGAGGAAGACGGATTAACCGTCAACTTCCTTTTAATCTAAGAGCGCATCGACAAAAACGATTTTCAAATAGAAAACAAGGAAAATTAGCCCCCTCAATCAGAGCTAATCGTCAACTTGAACTTCGAGTCGTTTCCGAACTAACCAAAATCTATCCAATTACTGACATTTACTTTGAGTATGTCAAAGCCGATATTGATTTAACTTCCGGTAGAAAAGGGGCTAAGTCTGGAAAAGGTTTCTCGTCGGTTATGGTTGGACAAAAATGGGCTATTGAGCAACTATCTCAATTGGCAACAGTCCATACTCGCTTTGGTTGGCAAACCTCTAATCTCAGAAAACATTTGGGACTAGAAAAGTCCAAAAATAAAGCAGAACAATCACCCGAAAGCCATGCTAACGATGGCATTGCTCTTGCCTGTTTTCAATTTTTAGATTATTGGCAATTTCACAATTATAATGGACATGGATATGATTGGAAGGGTTCTGTTAAAGTAACAAACGCTCCCTTTGCTGTCATCAAACGTCCTCCTATTAGTCGTCGTCAACTTCACCTGATGGTTTTTTCTAAAGGTGGTAAACGACGTAAATATGGTGGCTCTACCACAAGACATGGGTTCCGTAAAGGAGATTTAGTTTCTTCTCCCAAAGGAATTGGTTATGTTAGTGGAGATACCGAAAAACAGCTATCTGTAAGCGATACCAGTTGGAAACGATTGGGACAGATAGCTGTTAGCAAGATTCAGTTAATCCGTCGTTCTAACGGTTTAATTGTTTCTCGCTAA